One window from the genome of Salvelinus fontinalis isolate EN_2023a chromosome 3, ASM2944872v1, whole genome shotgun sequence encodes:
- the LOC129851541 gene encoding transmembrane and coiled-coil domains protein 2-like — protein MTVEINTATANRCSQLDKSEVTTFDLPLSASHGATEASASNISVDGAGAVAGVEALARGAEVSVGAEAQRTRAVLEQLQQKILKSIEQIRIEQEARNDNVAEYLKLAHNANSHQAFRIKQVFEKKNQKSAQTIAHLHKKLDHYHKKFKEIQQQGLGRQPKDVLGDMQQGLKDVGANVRAGISSFGGGVVEGVKGGVSELTHTAVVSKPLEFVSLIRNKFGSTHSLEDGVEEHLDDVPLSSSVTLASSSKYSSDDECSSDSVTSSNYFGAGGGGGVLGLEPSRNHHHRSWDTRLEGLQEIKASQAHMEDAIEDMKSQLQSDYSYMTQCLQEEKYRYELLEEQLNDLTELHQNQMSNLIQELASMEEKVTYQSYERTRDSQEAVESCMNRITRLELQQQQQQMLQWEGVENANAHALLGKLINIILAVMAVVLVFVSTPANFITPLIKTRARVAATVLLAIFLFILWKYWDFRELWLLPG, from the exons CTGGATAAGAGTGAGGTGACAACGTTTGACCTGCCCCTCTCAGCCAGCCATGGCGCCACTGAAGCTTCTGCCTCTAACATCAGCGTGGATGGAGCAGGGGCTGTGGCCGGGGTGGAAGCTCTGGCTAGGGGGGCTGAAGTGTCAGTGGGCGCTGAGGCCCAGCGGACACGGGCTGTTCTGGAGCAGCTACAGCAGAAGATCCTGAAGAGCATTGAGCAGATTCGGATAGAACAGGAGGCACGAAACGACAACGTGGCAGAGTACTTGAAGCTGGCCCACAATGCCAACAGCCATCAGGCTTTTCGTATCAAACAGGTGTTTGAGAAGAAGAACCAGAAGTCTGCTCAGACCATCGCCCACCTGCACAAGAAGCTAGATCACTACCACAAGAAGTTTAAGGAGAtacagcag CAaggtctgggccggcagcctaaGGATGTGCTGGGGGATATGCAGCAGGGGCTGAAGGATGTAGGGGCTAACGTACGAGCAGGGATCAGTAGCTTTGGTGGAGGTGTGGTGGAGGGTGTCAAAGGGGGCGTGTCAGAACTCACTCATACAGCTGTGGTGTCTAAGCCCCTGGAGTTTGTCAGCTTGATCCGCAACAAATTCGGCAGCACACACTCgctggaggatggtgtggaggagcaTTTAGATGATGTACCCCTGAGTAGCAGCGTCACCTTGGCCTCCAGCTCAAAGTACAGTAGTGACGACGAGTGCTCCAGTGACTCTGTGACAAGCAGTAATTATTTCGgggctgggggaggagggggggtgttGGGGTTGGAGCCGTCCAGGAACCACCACCACAGGTCCTGGGACACTCGGCTGGAAGGCCTGCAGGAGATCAAAGCCAGCCAGGCTCACATGGAGGACGCCATCGAGGACATGAAGAGTCAGCTGCAGAGCGACTACTCCTACATGACCCAGTGCCTACAGGAAGAAAAATACAGGTATGAGCTACTGGAGGAGCAGCTGAATGACCTGACAGAGCTGCACCAGAACCAGATGTCCAACCTGATACAGGAGCTGGCCAGCATGGAAGAGAAAGTGACCTACCAGTCCTATGAGAGAACCAGAGACTCTCAG gaGGCGGTGGAGTCATGCATGAACCGCATCACTAGGTTAGAgctgcaacagcagcagcagcagatgcTGCAATGGGAGGGTGTGGAGAACGCCAATGCCCACGCCCTGCTGGGAAAACTCATCAACATCATCCTGGCTGTCATGGCTGTAGTGCTAGTGTTCGTCTCCACCCCTGCTAACTTTATCACCCCGCTCATAAAGACCAGAGCACGCGTGGCTGCCACTGTCTTGCTGGCCATTTTTCTGTTTATCCTCTGGAAGTACTGGGACTTCCGGGAGCTTTGGCTACTGCCAGGCTGA